Genomic DNA from Desulfonema ishimotonii:
GCGCCATCCTGGAGAGAATTCTGCCGGACGGGCTGCTGATCGGCATTGACCGGGACGAAGCCGCGATCCGAAACGCCGAAGCGATTCTCAGACCCTATGGCCGGAACTTTCGCCTTTTCAGGGGCAATTTCACCCGGCTGCCTGAATTTCTTAAAACACTCGGCATCGATGGCGTGGACGGGATTCTCGCGGACCTGGGGCTTTCACTTTACCAGATTGAGGGCAGCGGCCGGGGCTTCAGTTTCATGCGGGATGAGCCGCTGGACATGCGCATGGACACCACGACCGGTGTGACCGCCGGGGAACTGGTGAACACCCTGAGCGAGGCGGAGCTGTCCCGGCTGTTTTGGGAATACGGAGAAGAGCGTTTTGCCCGGCGCATTGCCGGGGAAATCGTCCGGGCCAGGGCCGCATCGCCCATTGCCTCCAGCCTTCTGCTGGCCGGGATTGTCCGCCGGGCTGTTCCCAGACCGCCCCGGAAGCCGAAGCATGGGAGCGGCAGGCGGATTCATCCGGCCACACGGGTTTTCATGGCGCTGAGGATCGCGGTCAACGGGGAGCTTGAAAATGTCGAACAGATCATGGAGATGGCCCCGGAGCTGCTCAACCCCGGGGGGCGCCTGTGTGTGCTGACCTTTCATTCCCTGGAAGACCGCATTGTCAAGCACCGGATAAAGGCCCTGGAAAAGGGGTGTGTCTGTCCTCCGGACTTTCCCATCTGTGTGTGCAACCGGCAGAGGGTGTGGCGCAATCTGACCCGGAAAGGGGTTCGCCCCACGGCAGCGGAAGTGGCCGCCAACCCCATGGCCCGGAGTACGATGCTGCGGGCTGCGGAAAAATTATGATCAGGGGCGGTTTCATCGCTTCGGAACGGAGATGGTGAAAATGAGAAGAACGGAAAGCCGCATGGTGACGGGCGGATATGATATCCGGGGGATCGTGACATGGGTGGTTCTCATGTCCCTGTTTGTGACCCAGTTGCTGGTCTACACATGGTGCCGGGTTCAGTGTGTGCAGGTCGGGTATGAGATCTCAAAAGAGGCCGACGATTATCAGAACCTCATGGCAGTCCAGAATACCCTGAAGATCGAACTGGAACGCCTGAAATCCCCGGACCGGATTTCAAAAATCGCCCACTATCAGCTAGGGCTGGTCACGCCCGTGCCAACGCAGAAAAAGACCATTGTCGTCCATGAAAACGACTGAGGCGAACGGCATAAATTTTCGCATCACCGCCGTGGCTGTGCTTTTCGCCCTCCTCTTCCTGGGGATCGCGGTTAAGGTTATCTATTTACAGGTTTTCTGCGGTGAATGGCTCTCCCGGAAAGCCGTGGGACAGATCGAAAAAACCCTTACCACCTGTGGAAAGCGGGGCATGATTTATGATACCCGCCTACGGGAGATGGCCGTGAGTGTCGATACCACCTC
This window encodes:
- the rsmH gene encoding 16S rRNA (cytosine(1402)-N(4))-methyltransferase RsmH, whose translation is MNSKHYSVAEGASADPGEALSPPDYRHISVMPEESIAWLNCRPGKVYVDCTLGGAGHSRAILERILPDGLLIGIDRDEAAIRNAEAILRPYGRNFRLFRGNFTRLPEFLKTLGIDGVDGILADLGLSLYQIEGSGRGFSFMRDEPLDMRMDTTTGVTAGELVNTLSEAELSRLFWEYGEERFARRIAGEIVRARAASPIASSLLLAGIVRRAVPRPPRKPKHGSGRRIHPATRVFMALRIAVNGELENVEQIMEMAPELLNPGGRLCVLTFHSLEDRIVKHRIKALEKGCVCPPDFPICVCNRQRVWRNLTRKGVRPTAAEVAANPMARSTMLRAAEKL
- a CDS encoding cell division protein FtsL, encoding MRRTESRMVTGGYDIRGIVTWVVLMSLFVTQLLVYTWCRVQCVQVGYEISKEADDYQNLMAVQNTLKIELERLKSPDRISKIAHYQLGLVTPVPTQKKTIVVHEND